The following proteins come from a genomic window of Candidatus Hinthialibacter antarcticus:
- a CDS encoding hexose kinase produces MPDIYTITLNPVVDLIYCVSSFEKGDTVRSRAFECVPAGKGLNVTTVLAALGVPSTAYMLLGGNDEDMYRRYCDKRGVEMKAVTGGFSVRRHCTILEDGGGVTHVQTRGCDVQKKWADELVEQLLSSLGTDDYVVISGSLPPGLPDDYYYNLIEQCRMCGALTILDASGPALMRGAKSHPYAVKINQEEAEELSGRNMNGAQQEFAALQAVHQISNIPFSVITLGSRGLIAGCEDGVWRMNVEMNPGEIHDSVGCGDALAAGLVVGMIQDLPPEDMFKTAIAAASAAVKHVGPGWLDRKQLEAMKARVKSRKIGEL; encoded by the coding sequence ATGCCTGATATCTACACGATAACCCTAAACCCCGTCGTCGATTTGATCTATTGCGTCAGCTCGTTTGAAAAAGGCGATACAGTACGCAGCCGCGCCTTTGAATGCGTCCCCGCTGGAAAAGGATTAAACGTCACGACTGTCTTGGCTGCGCTGGGCGTCCCATCCACGGCCTACATGCTGCTGGGTGGAAATGATGAAGACATGTACCGTCGCTATTGCGACAAGCGCGGGGTGGAGATGAAGGCGGTGACGGGCGGCTTTTCCGTGCGCCGCCATTGCACCATCCTGGAAGACGGCGGCGGCGTGACTCATGTGCAAACCCGCGGCTGCGACGTCCAAAAAAAATGGGCTGACGAGTTGGTCGAACAATTGCTCTCGTCCCTCGGAACAGACGACTACGTTGTCATTTCGGGTAGTTTGCCTCCTGGGTTGCCGGACGATTATTATTACAACTTGATCGAGCAATGCCGCATGTGCGGCGCCTTGACCATTCTCGACGCCAGCGGCCCGGCCTTGATGCGCGGCGCGAAGTCTCACCCCTACGCGGTCAAAATCAATCAAGAAGAAGCCGAAGAATTGTCTGGGCGCAACATGAACGGCGCCCAGCAGGAGTTCGCCGCGTTGCAGGCGGTACACCAGATTTCCAACATCCCGTTTTCGGTGATTACCTTGGGTTCTCGTGGCTTGATCGCCGGGTGCGAAGACGGCGTCTGGCGGATGAACGTCGAGATGAATCCCGGTGAAATTCATGACTCGGTTGGGTGCGGCGACGCGCTGGCGGCGGGGCTGGTTGTGGGCATGATTCAAGACCTGCCCCCGGAGGACATGTTTAAAACCGCGATTGCGGCGGCCTCGGCGGCGGTGAAGCACGTCGGCCCCGGTTGGCTCGACCGCAAGCAACTTGAGGCCATGAAGGCGCGGGTCAAATCGCGCAAAATCGGCGAACTGTAG
- a CDS encoding DUF1080 domain-containing protein codes for MKIRFFALLLLVCLCLFTVRAEENFTPLFNGKDLSGWTPIGEPGAFAVKKNAIFTTGAGPYPTWLRTEKEYENFVLRFEFQTEGWYEGGVLIHAPADGPASKLGLKLHLRHDQKKYGARSPGAIYDAAAPMAIANKPSGQWNQCEIVCDWPTLKVTLNGELIHNINMENDDAFRHRLRSGFVGIQNIGCKGYFKNIEIKTLPGKEQWTDLFKDGLDGFHLHEKTEWSLADGVLTGKGQNGFASSKEEFDGPMEFQAWCKTIVNGNGGVHFNWAGDGHGIEVQCFNSPDSTNPTGSLYGIAPAQRIVSYDEEWFLLQVFSDGPHAMVRVNGENVCESSEIAEPHRGSVAFQQHTPGTVIQYRDAKIIKRNWR; via the coding sequence ATGAAAATACGATTTTTCGCGTTGTTGTTACTCGTCTGTCTTTGTTTGTTCACCGTTCGCGCGGAGGAAAACTTCACGCCGTTGTTTAATGGAAAAGACCTGAGCGGGTGGACGCCGATTGGCGAGCCGGGCGCTTTTGCCGTGAAAAAGAACGCGATCTTCACAACTGGCGCCGGGCCGTATCCGACCTGGCTGCGTACAGAAAAAGAATACGAAAACTTCGTGCTGCGTTTTGAATTTCAAACCGAAGGCTGGTATGAAGGCGGCGTCTTGATTCATGCGCCCGCTGACGGCCCGGCTTCAAAATTGGGATTGAAACTCCATCTTCGCCACGATCAGAAAAAATACGGCGCGCGCTCGCCGGGCGCCATCTATGACGCCGCCGCGCCAATGGCGATTGCGAACAAGCCGTCGGGCCAATGGAACCAATGCGAAATCGTCTGCGATTGGCCTACGTTAAAAGTGACACTCAATGGCGAACTCATTCATAATATAAATATGGAAAATGATGACGCCTTTCGCCATCGCTTGCGCAGCGGTTTTGTCGGAATTCAAAACATCGGCTGCAAGGGGTATTTCAAAAATATCGAAATCAAGACGCTGCCCGGCAAAGAGCAATGGACAGACCTCTTCAAAGACGGACTGGACGGTTTTCACCTTCATGAAAAAACCGAATGGAGCCTTGCGGACGGCGTCCTCACGGGTAAAGGACAAAATGGGTTTGCCAGCAGCAAAGAAGAATTTGACGGCCCGATGGAATTTCAGGCCTGGTGTAAAACGATTGTGAACGGTAACGGCGGCGTCCATTTTAACTGGGCCGGAGACGGGCACGGCATCGAAGTGCAATGCTTCAACTCGCCCGACAGCACCAATCCCACAGGAAGTTTATATGGCATCGCGCCCGCGCAACGCATCGTTAGTTATGACGAAGAATGGTTTCTGTTACAAGTTTTCAGCGACGGCCCGCACGCTATGGTTCGAGTTAATGGCGAGAACGTGTGCGAGTCCAGCGAGATTGCCGAGCCGCATCGTGGAAGCGTCGCATTCCAACAGCATACGCCTGGAACCGTTATTCAATACCGCGACGCGAAGATTATCAAACGAAACTGGCGGTAA
- a CDS encoding class I SAM-dependent methyltransferase translates to MKFYDQLASDYDAFIDWEERLKRENPFFQHIFRECLATSILDLGCGSGGHSLYWGDMGMNVVGIDSAAAMIQRAQHLADEKELDIEFHCLPITDFSKRIQQQFDSVVCVGNTLSHLLTEEDVLKCFNETIASLKPSGSAIFHCLNYQRILDVKKRDMPVKSRILDDKEYVFCRYYEFGTPNLTFHFVTAVKENGDWRSHSHQLMHHPWRRDELVSLAKQAGFTQVMQYGGYDFSKFVDTESNDLILVCETGETEYAEGDYK, encoded by the coding sequence ATGAAATTTTATGACCAATTGGCTTCCGACTACGACGCATTCATCGACTGGGAAGAGCGCCTCAAACGCGAAAACCCTTTCTTTCAACACATATTCCGTGAATGCCTGGCGACCTCTATCCTCGACTTGGGCTGCGGCTCGGGCGGCCACTCGCTGTATTGGGGCGACATGGGCATGAACGTGGTCGGAATCGACAGCGCCGCCGCCATGATTCAACGCGCGCAACATCTCGCCGATGAAAAAGAACTGGACATCGAGTTTCATTGCCTGCCGATTACCGATTTTTCCAAACGCATTCAGCAACAATTTGACTCCGTGGTTTGCGTGGGCAACACTTTATCGCACTTACTCACAGAAGAAGATGTTTTGAAATGCTTCAACGAAACCATCGCCTCGCTCAAACCCAGCGGCTCCGCGATTTTTCATTGCCTGAATTACCAGCGCATTCTCGACGTTAAAAAACGCGACATGCCGGTCAAGTCGCGCATCCTCGACGATAAGGAATACGTCTTTTGCCGCTATTATGAATTTGGAACGCCCAATCTGACGTTTCATTTCGTCACGGCGGTGAAAGAAAACGGCGACTGGCGCTCGCACAGCCATCAGCTGATGCACCACCCCTGGCGCCGCGACGAACTGGTCAGCCTCGCCAAGCAAGCGGGCTTCACCCAGGTCATGCAATACGGCGGCTATGACTTCAGTAAGTTTGTGGATACGGAAAGCAACGATTTAATTCTCGTCTGCGAAACCGGCGAAACCGAATACGCCGAAGGCGATTATAAATAG
- a CDS encoding RNA methyltransferase — protein sequence MKTTDIAVILVRPQIPENVGFVARSMKAFGFDDLRLVSDPARWSLNSPAYRTASGAEDRLLNMALFESLDDAVADCHRVYAFSRREHGFHRPGLELVEWSQGDWRAQSGTRVGLLFGPEDAGLTNEDKHVCDAVVEIPLQAETLSLNLAHAVAIALYELTRNPAPAPVERPAPASRENLARIGDELLAVLDHGGFFKAGRREQQFEVVRDLLYRLQLTQDEYPVLMGALKSIQKK from the coding sequence ATGAAGACAACAGATATTGCCGTGATTTTAGTCCGGCCTCAGATTCCCGAAAACGTCGGCTTTGTTGCGCGTTCGATGAAGGCGTTTGGCTTTGACGATTTGCGTTTGGTGAGCGATCCCGCCCGTTGGAGCCTCAATTCGCCCGCTTACCGCACCGCCAGCGGCGCCGAAGACCGCCTGCTCAACATGGCGCTGTTTGAATCCCTGGACGACGCCGTCGCCGACTGCCATCGCGTGTACGCCTTTTCACGGCGCGAACATGGGTTTCATCGTCCGGGTTTGGAGCTGGTCGAGTGGAGCCAAGGCGATTGGCGCGCGCAGTCTGGAACCCGCGTCGGGTTGCTGTTCGGCCCCGAAGATGCGGGGCTGACCAACGAAGACAAGCATGTCTGCGACGCGGTGGTTGAAATCCCGTTGCAAGCGGAGACGCTGAGCCTGAATCTCGCTCATGCGGTGGCGATTGCCTTGTATGAATTAACCCGCAACCCTGCGCCTGCGCCCGTCGAGCGTCCCGCCCCGGCGTCGCGGGAGAACCTGGCGCGTATTGGCGACGAACTGCTCGCGGTGTTAGACCATGGCGGATTTTTTAAAGCGGGGCGCCGCGAACAACAGTTTGAAGTGGTGCGCGACTTGTTGTATCGCCTGCAACTGACGCAAGACGAATACCCGGTGTTGATGGGCGCGTTGAAGTCGATCCAGAAAAAATGA
- a CDS encoding DUF1080 domain-containing protein: MKQWFTMSLSLIALASLCIATPITSNAQADKPIELFNGKDLTGWEGQGQNNQWLVVGDVQLGSKDKSAFAMERGEGIMTNSLQGRTVNLFTDDQHGDCRLHIEFVVPNGSNSGVYFQGLYEIQVFDSYGKGVVEHSDCGGIYQRYVEGEGRGYEGHPPRVNASNAPGVWQSYDIVFRAPRFDASGKKTENAKFIQVAHNGVTVHENVEVTGGTRAHMDRDEAPLGPLMLQGDHGPVAYRNIRMTPLKLK, encoded by the coding sequence ATGAAACAGTGGTTTACCATGAGCCTCAGTTTGATTGCGCTTGCATCGCTTTGCATCGCGACGCCAATAACAAGCAACGCGCAAGCAGACAAGCCAATCGAATTGTTTAACGGCAAAGACCTCACCGGCTGGGAAGGCCAAGGCCAGAATAACCAATGGCTGGTCGTCGGCGACGTGCAGCTCGGCAGCAAAGACAAAAGCGCATTCGCCATGGAACGCGGCGAGGGCATCATGACCAACTCGCTGCAAGGCCGCACCGTCAACCTGTTCACTGACGATCAACACGGCGACTGCCGCCTTCACATCGAGTTCGTTGTGCCCAACGGCTCAAACTCCGGCGTGTATTTTCAGGGGCTGTACGAAATTCAAGTGTTTGACAGCTACGGCAAGGGCGTCGTAGAACATTCCGACTGCGGCGGCATTTATCAACGCTACGTTGAAGGCGAAGGCCGAGGCTATGAAGGCCACCCGCCCCGCGTCAACGCCAGCAACGCCCCCGGCGTCTGGCAAAGTTATGATATCGTGTTCCGTGCGCCGCGCTTTGACGCCAGCGGCAAAAAAACCGAGAACGCCAAATTCATTCAAGTGGCGCACAACGGCGTTACCGTCCATGAAAACGTCGAAGTCACCGGCGGCACCCGCGCCCACATGGACCGCGACGAAGCCCCGCTCGGCCCGCTGATGTTGCAAGGCGACCACGGCCCGGTGGCCTACCGCAATATTCGCATGACCCCGTTGAAATTGAAATAA